From the Thermotoga sp. genome, the window AGAAAGATGCTCACTAAAGAGTTCAGGGATATGAGGGTGCGCTTTTTTGTGATGTTCTTCATTCTCCTGGGAACCTTCATCCTTCTTGTTGTCATGAAGGACTACACGCAGAGCCTTTCTGAGCTCGTCAAGAGTGCCCCGAAAAACGTTCTGGAAAAGTTCGGCGTCACAGACGAGTTCATGAAAAAGCTTTCTGACTGGAACTTCTACATCATCACCCAGTGGTACGGAAAAAATCTGGGACAGTTCGTTCCTATATTTGCGATCATAATGGCTTTTCCTGTGTTTGCAAGAGAAATAGAGAACGAAACGATGGAACTTCTGCTGGTGAGAGTTACCAGAAGAAAGCTTTTTACCGTGAAATTTTTCATCCCGCTTGTTTTCACTTTTTTGGCCCTTTTCGTACTCGCTGTTCTTCCACTGCCTGTCAGCTGGATCATCGGCAAGTCACTGGATACGAATCAAGTGCTTCGTTATCTCCTTGTGGAAACGATAGGACTCTTTATGTGGTTCTCCATCACCATCTTTCTTTCCGTGCTGTTCTCTGACCAGGTCAAACCCCTCATTGTCTCGATCGCCCTCCTTGCG encodes:
- a CDS encoding ABC transporter permease subunit; this translates as MLTKEFRDMRVRFFVMFFILLGTFILLVVMKDYTQSLSELVKSAPKNVLEKFGVTDEFMKKLSDWNFYIITQWYGKNLGQFVPIFAIIMAFPVFAREIENETMELLLVRVTRRKLFTVKFFIPLVFTFLALFVLAVLPLPVSWIIGKSLDTNQVLRYLLVETIGLFMWFSITIFLSVLFSDQVKPLIVSIALLAGTTILGGFIKPLSILNTYLYILRGEMTVWPSLSYTLIGVVFAYLSCKILEVKDF